From a single Oncorhynchus tshawytscha isolate Ot180627B linkage group LG33, Otsh_v2.0, whole genome shotgun sequence genomic region:
- the LOC112230628 gene encoding olfactory receptor 2AT4-like — protein sequence MTFLRRLQWNDSSVLIHPPGFYIIGFTSLPFANLYFIFLAFVYVVSVVFNTCVIYIISVDLRLHNPKYIAVGNLAVVDLVLNTCIIPAMLKAFLAKNNFVPFNLCMVQMYVYYSFICMESFSIAVLAYDRMIAICFPLRHGSINTMTSMSCILGVIWCFCLGIPIFSTAIMTRLSYCDSVNVYSYFCDYAPVFRLACNDNTLQWAVASVLSLAILLGPLSFIILSYMSILIAVFRMKSVESRVKALATCTEHLILVAVFFFPFLIIFMVGLLARIKPDPDLRVLSLSLASCIPPCLNPIVYSLKTKEIKSKVLTMFRRIKVQVVND from the coding sequence ATGACATTCCTTCGCAGGTTGCAATGGAACGACTCCTCCGTTCTAATCCATCCTCCAGGGTTCTACATCATCGGCTTCACCTCCCTGCCCTTTGCCAACCTCTACTTCATCTTCCTCGCTTTCGTTTACGTGGTGTCGGTCGTGTTCAACACATGTGTGATCTATATAATATCCGTGGACCTTCGCCTCCACAATCCCAAGTATATCGCGGTTGGTAACCTTGCGGTGGTTGATCTGGTGCTGAATACTTGCATTATTCCCGCTATGCTAAAGGCGTTTCTTGCTAAAAACAATTTTGTGCCGTTTAATCTGTGTATGGTACAGATGTATGTGTATTATTCCTTCATATGTATGGAATCGTTCTCCATCGCCGTGCTCGCCTATGACCGTATGATCGCCATATGTTTCCCTCTGAGGCACGGCTCCATCAACACCATGACGAGTATGTCGTGTATTCTTGGTGtcatctggtgcttctgtcttGGTATACCGATATTCAGCACAGCCATTATGACCAGGCTGTCCTACTGCGATTCCGTTAACGTCTACAGCTATTTCTGTGATTACGCACCAGTGTTTCGGCTGGCATGTAACGACAACACCCTGCAATGGGCTGTGGCTTCAGTTCTGAGCCTGGCTATCCTCCTCGGCCCACTGTCCTTCATCATTCTGTCATACATGAGTATTCTAATCGCTGTGTTCAGGATGAAAAGCGTTGAGAGTCGTGTGAAAGCGCTGGCCACCTGCACTGAGCACCTCATTCTAGTGGCAGTATTCTTCTTTCCGTTTCTGATTATTTTCATGGTTGGGTTATTAGCGCGCATCAAACCAGACCCTGACCTGCGCGTACTGAGCCTGTCGCTGGCCTCGTGCATCCCGCCCTGTCTCAACCCCATCGTCTACTCTCTGAAAACTAAAGAGATCAAGAGCAAAGTGCTCACCATGTTCAGGAGAATTAAAGTTCAAGTAGTTAACGATTGA